One window from the genome of Desulfatiglans sp. encodes:
- the rplK gene encoding 50S ribosomal protein L11 codes for MAKKIIGSVKLQVKGGQANPSPPIGPALGQHGVNIAEFCKAFNARTQDKMGTVIPVIITIYADRTFSFITKTPPASVLLKQAAKIAKGSGVPNREKVGEVTQKQVEEIAKTKFEDLNAYNMAGAVKIIEGTARSMGLKVTQ; via the coding sequence ATGGCCAAGAAAATAATAGGAAGTGTAAAACTGCAGGTTAAAGGAGGTCAGGCAAACCCCTCTCCTCCTATCGGCCCCGCTCTTGGGCAGCATGGTGTAAATATAGCCGAATTCTGTAAGGCATTTAATGCCAGGACACAGGATAAAATGGGGACAGTTATTCCTGTAATAATCACAATTTACGCTGACAGGACATTCTCATTCATTACTAAAACTCCACCGGCATCGGTATTGCTGAAGCAGGCTGCAAAGATTGCCAAGGGCTCTGGGGTTCCTAATAGAGAAAAGGTTGGCGAAGTTACACAAAAACAGGTTGAAGAGATTGCCAAAACAAAGTTTGAAGATTTAAACGCATATAATATGGCAGGTGCGGTAAAAATTATTGAAGGTACTGCCAGAAGCATGGGGCTTAAGGTAACTCAATAG